One window from the genome of Rhodopseudomonas sp. P2A-2r encodes:
- a CDS encoding nucleotidyltransferase family protein, whose product MASYSRALLPLCACFRGDDPGRTDWTALLALANHTLTTPSLAVFVRSQLATIPADVAAYVRELHERNAIRNDRLNAQLEEAVLSLNRVGITPVLVKGTATLATIPLSDRALRLMSDLDLVVGPNEIAAAMKALAAIGYSIDYESDRRHTKKWYADLKRSQDVGTIDLHEAFPGQPFYDQTPDELRLHLQLIRLGGASALVPSPELQALMLVVHDQFQDYDYWTGCIDLRHLLDLKAIFAAPGGFRWELLETMTSSAIARNALETQLLLLTTLFDVQFPVRHRRRMPKLRAWRQLYQARFPAVRYLLLPMGLLDLRRHRARPGPAGSGGAKKRWFPKVSTFLFLLSLSRRYRAGKL is encoded by the coding sequence ATGGCAAGCTATAGCCGCGCACTGCTGCCGCTCTGCGCGTGTTTCCGGGGCGACGATCCCGGGCGCACCGATTGGACGGCACTTCTAGCCCTCGCCAACCACACATTGACGACACCGTCGCTGGCCGTCTTCGTCAGGTCGCAGCTCGCTACGATTCCGGCCGACGTCGCCGCCTATGTCCGGGAACTCCATGAACGCAACGCGATCCGCAACGATCGCCTGAACGCTCAACTCGAAGAGGCCGTTCTCTCGCTGAACCGCGTCGGGATAACTCCCGTCCTCGTGAAGGGGACAGCCACGCTCGCAACTATTCCACTGTCCGATCGCGCACTTCGATTGATGTCCGATCTGGATCTTGTTGTCGGCCCCAACGAGATCGCCGCCGCCATGAAGGCACTGGCGGCGATCGGCTACAGCATCGATTATGAGTCGGACAGGCGACACACGAAGAAATGGTACGCCGACCTCAAACGCTCCCAAGACGTCGGAACTATCGACTTGCATGAGGCGTTTCCTGGCCAGCCTTTTTACGATCAAACACCGGACGAGCTTCGTCTCCACCTGCAGCTGATCCGCCTGGGCGGCGCCAGTGCACTGGTTCCCTCCCCGGAGCTTCAGGCGCTAATGTTGGTGGTGCACGATCAGTTTCAGGACTACGACTACTGGACCGGCTGCATCGACCTGCGGCATCTGCTCGACTTGAAGGCGATTTTTGCAGCGCCCGGTGGCTTCCGTTGGGAACTCCTCGAGACGATGACATCTAGTGCGATCGCGCGAAACGCCCTTGAAACACAGCTCTTGCTGCTCACTACGCTTTTCGACGTCCAATTTCCTGTCCGTCATCGGCGACGGATGCCGAAGCTCCGGGCATGGCGCCAACTGTATCAGGCGAGGTTTCCTGCCGTCCGCTATCTGCTTCTTCCGATGGGGCTGCTCGACCTTCGAAGACATCGCGCACGCCCGGGACCGGCAGGATCGGGCGGGGCGAAGAAGCGCTGGTTTCCCAAGGTCAGCACCTTTCTCTTTCTGCTCTCGCTGTCGCGCCGGTACCGCGCCGGAAAACTGTAA
- a CDS encoding branched-chain amino acid ABC transporter substrate-binding protein, with protein MRRFALIAAITLPLLATTAMAQETVKIGYIDPLSGGGASVGEVGYKTFQFLADEVNAKGGILGKKVEIVPLDNKTNPQESLIQAQKAIDSGVRYITQGNGSAVAGALSDFITKHNDRNPGKEVLYFNYAAVDPVLTNEKCSFWHFRWDASSDIKMEALTNYMKGVPAIKKIYLINQDYSFGESVRSAARKMLAAKRPDIQIVGDELHPLLKITDFAPYIAKIKASGADSVVTGNWGQDFALLLKAAADAGLKVNWYTYYAGGTGGPTAIKQANLDHQVFQVGEGIPNLDHKSSQEFEKAIRAKYDFSLFYPRAVNEMRMFAAAAEKAKSLDPVKVAAALEGMEWEVFDGGKGVMRKSDHQFFQPIYISSLGERSAKEPFDEEKTGWGWKLVAKIDTAATELPTTCKMERP; from the coding sequence ATGCGCAGGTTCGCACTCATTGCTGCCATAACACTGCCTTTGCTCGCGACGACCGCGATGGCGCAGGAAACCGTCAAGATCGGTTACATCGATCCACTGTCCGGCGGTGGCGCCAGTGTCGGCGAGGTCGGCTACAAGACCTTCCAGTTTCTCGCCGATGAGGTGAACGCCAAGGGCGGCATTCTCGGCAAGAAGGTCGAGATCGTGCCGCTCGACAACAAGACCAATCCGCAGGAAAGCCTGATCCAGGCGCAGAAGGCGATCGATAGCGGCGTGCGCTACATCACCCAGGGCAACGGCTCCGCGGTGGCCGGCGCACTGTCAGACTTCATCACCAAACACAACGATCGCAATCCCGGCAAGGAAGTGCTGTACTTCAACTATGCCGCGGTCGACCCGGTGCTCACCAACGAAAAATGCAGCTTCTGGCATTTCCGCTGGGACGCCAGCTCCGACATCAAGATGGAAGCGCTCACCAACTACATGAAGGGCGTTCCGGCGATCAAGAAGATCTATCTCATCAACCAGGACTATTCGTTCGGCGAGTCCGTGCGCTCCGCGGCCAGGAAGATGCTGGCGGCCAAGCGGCCCGACATCCAGATTGTCGGCGACGAACTGCATCCGCTGCTCAAGATCACCGACTTCGCGCCCTACATCGCCAAGATCAAGGCGTCTGGCGCCGACAGCGTGGTGACCGGCAACTGGGGGCAGGACTTTGCGCTGCTGTTGAAGGCCGCCGCCGACGCCGGACTGAAGGTCAACTGGTACACCTATTATGCCGGCGGCACCGGTGGTCCCACCGCGATCAAGCAGGCCAATCTCGACCACCAGGTATTCCAGGTCGGCGAGGGCATTCCGAACCTCGACCACAAGTCGTCGCAGGAATTCGAGAAGGCGATCCGCGCCAAGTATGACTTCAGCCTGTTCTACCCCCGCGCCGTCAACGAGATGCGGATGTTCGCTGCCGCCGCCGAAAAGGCCAAGTCGCTCGATCCGGTCAAGGTCGCAGCGGCCCTCGAAGGCATGGAGTGGGAGGTGTTCGACGGCGGCAAGGGCGTGATGCGCAAGTCCGACCATCAGTTCTTCCAGCCGATCTACATCTCCTCGCTCGGCGAACGCAGCGCGAAGGAGCCGTTCGACGAGGAAAAGACCGGCTGGGGCTGGAAACTGGTGGCCAAGATCGACACCGCCGCCACCGAACTGCCGACCACCTGCAAGATGGAGCGGCCGTAA
- a CDS encoding H-NS histone family protein produces the protein MRKPDLPDLEAMQVDELWTIHEELTKILSDRILGEKRELENRLSKLNQTAPLTADGLRKRPSRRKYPKVLPKYFNPLAPSETWSGRGKRPRWLALALQAGHVLEELKIKRNDDDNDPELVPAEQSSS, from the coding sequence ATGCGCAAGCCAGACCTACCAGATTTGGAGGCCATGCAAGTCGACGAGCTCTGGACCATCCATGAGGAGCTCACGAAGATCCTGTCCGACCGAATTCTTGGTGAAAAACGCGAGCTCGAAAACAGGCTCTCGAAGTTGAACCAGACCGCCCCCTTGACGGCCGACGGGCTGCGGAAACGCCCCTCCCGTCGCAAGTATCCCAAGGTCCTACCCAAGTATTTCAATCCCTTGGCGCCGAGCGAAACATGGTCGGGCCGGGGAAAGAGACCTCGCTGGCTCGCTTTGGCGCTCCAGGCTGGACATGTCCTAGAAGAGCTGAAAATCAAGAGAAACGACGACGACAACGATCCTGAATTGGTTCCCGCGGAGCAGTCGTCATCCTGA
- a CDS encoding exopolysaccharide biosynthesis polyprenyl glycosylphosphotransferase encodes MRRQFELNAASVPDLANGRAQDKRWPVQYDSVEILALLADIATIFVASLVAAFAHMLLHGTSQEITRLASVALPTSVVFTAVAKSFKMYVPKALLDLRNQVRAVCAIWLGVFLILVATTFTLQMKSEIPWDFALIFGVGGLAILIAQRALLRDALRKGLAERRFSGRKIVLITDEAGRDLVNTLSDLGFFVERHFALPPARSSLQEELIGKVINYTRETEIREIFFGVTPDHWSRLKHAVAGLGVLPLRVRLVPTGASSDLFHRPSTELGGARCVELQRGPLSPVALLTKRALDICLAVAVLTVLSPLLLLVAVAIKLDSNGPVLFKQQRCGFNGRIFTIYKFRSMSVLEDGPTVVQARANDARLTRLGGWLRRMSIDEIPQLLNVLEGSMSVVGPRPHAVAHDNEFDKAVRNYAYRRRVKPGLTGLAQIRGFRGPTSTPASIELRVKQDLRYIDNWSLGLDLLILLQTPYELIRGRNAV; translated from the coding sequence ATGCGGAGACAGTTCGAGTTGAATGCCGCGTCTGTTCCAGACCTGGCCAACGGCCGGGCCCAGGACAAGAGGTGGCCGGTCCAATACGATTCCGTGGAGATCCTGGCCTTGCTTGCGGACATCGCGACTATCTTCGTCGCGAGCCTCGTGGCCGCATTCGCTCACATGCTGCTGCACGGAACGTCGCAGGAAATCACGCGGCTTGCCAGCGTAGCGCTGCCGACTTCGGTGGTTTTCACGGCCGTAGCGAAGTCATTTAAAATGTATGTGCCCAAGGCCCTGCTCGACCTGCGTAATCAGGTGCGAGCGGTGTGCGCGATCTGGCTGGGCGTGTTTTTAATCCTCGTGGCGACCACCTTCACCTTACAGATGAAGAGCGAGATTCCGTGGGATTTCGCCCTCATTTTCGGTGTCGGCGGGCTTGCGATCCTGATCGCCCAGCGCGCGCTGCTACGCGACGCGCTGCGCAAGGGGCTCGCAGAGCGGCGCTTCTCCGGCCGCAAGATCGTCCTGATCACCGATGAAGCCGGCCGCGACTTGGTCAATACACTGAGCGACCTCGGCTTCTTCGTAGAACGGCATTTTGCGCTGCCGCCAGCCCGCTCGTCCCTCCAGGAGGAACTCATCGGAAAGGTAATCAATTATACACGTGAGACCGAGATCCGCGAGATCTTCTTCGGAGTGACTCCGGACCATTGGTCGCGGCTGAAGCATGCCGTCGCCGGGCTGGGCGTGCTGCCCCTGCGCGTCAGGCTAGTCCCGACCGGAGCGAGTTCAGATCTGTTTCACAGGCCGTCTACGGAGCTTGGCGGCGCGCGCTGCGTCGAACTCCAGCGCGGACCGTTGTCGCCAGTCGCGCTGCTCACAAAGCGTGCCCTCGATATCTGCCTGGCTGTCGCCGTACTGACGGTGCTGTCACCCTTGCTCCTGCTCGTGGCGGTTGCCATCAAACTGGATTCGAACGGCCCCGTTCTGTTCAAGCAGCAGCGCTGCGGGTTCAACGGCCGCATTTTTACGATTTACAAATTCCGCTCGATGTCGGTGCTTGAAGACGGGCCGACTGTCGTGCAGGCAAGGGCAAACGATGCGAGGCTGACGCGGCTGGGTGGATGGCTCCGCAGGATGAGCATCGATGAAATTCCCCAGCTCCTCAACGTGCTTGAGGGTAGCATGTCCGTCGTCGGGCCACGACCGCACGCCGTTGCTCATGACAACGAGTTCGACAAAGCGGTCAGAAACTATGCCTATCGACGTAGGGTGAAGCCCGGTCTGACCGGCCTCGCCCAGATCAGGGGCTTTCGAGGCCCGACCTCAACGCCCGCTTCGATCGAACTACGCGTGAAACAGGACTTGCGCTACATCGACAACTGGAGCTTGGGATTGGATCTCTTGATCCTGCTCCAAACACCCTATGAGCTGATCCGCGGAAGAAATGCGGTCTGA
- a CDS encoding H-NS histone family protein yields MSTKKLELESMSVDDLWSLYETISRILSARITSEKEGLEKRLAVLNRGHSAFDVGAERASDDQDKVRRKYPRVFPKYRNPTTPSETWSGRGKQPRWLVAALKSGRKIEDFRIRDEANAKGRRQYA; encoded by the coding sequence ATGTCGACTAAGAAGCTTGAGCTGGAATCGATGTCTGTTGATGACCTATGGTCGCTCTATGAGACGATCAGCCGAATCTTGTCGGCCCGGATCACGTCCGAAAAGGAGGGGCTAGAGAAGCGCTTGGCAGTCTTGAACCGGGGCCACAGTGCTTTCGATGTTGGGGCGGAGCGAGCCTCTGATGACCAAGACAAAGTTCGGCGGAAGTATCCACGGGTGTTCCCCAAATATCGCAACCCGACCACCCCGTCCGAGACATGGTCCGGTCGCGGCAAGCAGCCCCGGTGGCTGGTTGCCGCCCTCAAGTCAGGCCGCAAGATCGAAGATTTTCGCATCCGCGACGAGGCGAACGCCAAAGGACGGCGGCAATACGCTTGA
- a CDS encoding polysaccharide biosynthesis tyrosine autokinase, whose translation MLPLFDGPHDEEGAGGNLGQIVEFVIGFVRRQYAVIIFCTVLTVVAAGIYLKTATPTYMGQVKILLSNQKTPFVQQQSLVAEAAIDSVQIETQLQVLKSKAVATSVIQNLKLYDDSEFQPSSQVHALIRKVRSWLSMAPLDTGAHEAATADDLVLAFGNRLTANRVGMSNVIELSYNASTAKRAAEIANAVADTYILDQLNAKFEANKSATAWLQSRLRELGQQALTAEHAVNAFKSENNIVVSDGKLIDDQQIVELNSRLVAARALTSDSLARLNRYDEVLRAIAPDSLSLAGIDTPGSEVLLSPIINSLRQQYLDYARREVDWSSRFGKGHLAVINLRNRMRDIRTSIVDEVRRLAETNRSDYEIAKQKQKQIEDQLASAVSRSRGSSSAELTMRELETSAKSYRSLYDSFLQRYMGSVQQESFPSADARVIASASPPPGKSKPKSSLVIALGLAAGLGLGVGLGLLRDVMDRVFRTSAQLEAALRLPCLSLVPLLKDINPPGSASLPSSGNDARMISRRSTAYWAATAMPLSRFAESIRALKLAIDLNQSLADNKTIGITSSLPNEGKSTIAASLAQLIAHAGKRVILVDCDLRNPSLSMNLAPSATSGLIEIISGAKQLDEVTWQDKSTGLTLLPIAKKGPLFHTSELLSAQPTRALFDKLRASYDYVIVDLPPLAPIVDVRATTPLVDCYILVVEWGRTKIDVVQHALHTAPNIREALLGAVLNKTDMNLMKRYDSYHSDYYNSEHYGRYGYVDHDN comes from the coding sequence ATGCTTCCGCTGTTCGATGGCCCTCACGACGAGGAAGGTGCCGGCGGAAACTTGGGACAGATCGTCGAATTCGTCATCGGATTCGTTAGGCGACAGTATGCGGTCATCATATTCTGCACGGTCCTGACGGTCGTCGCCGCCGGCATCTATCTGAAGACGGCGACCCCAACCTATATGGGCCAGGTCAAGATCCTTCTCAGCAACCAAAAGACCCCTTTCGTGCAGCAACAGTCGTTGGTGGCTGAGGCCGCCATCGATTCAGTCCAAATCGAGACCCAGCTTCAGGTGCTGAAATCGAAAGCAGTCGCGACGTCGGTTATCCAGAATTTGAAACTGTATGATGACAGCGAATTCCAGCCTTCGTCGCAAGTGCACGCGCTCATCCGCAAGGTACGGAGCTGGTTGTCGATGGCCCCGCTCGACACGGGTGCGCATGAGGCGGCCACGGCGGACGACCTCGTTCTGGCATTCGGAAACCGGCTTACAGCCAATCGCGTCGGCATGAGCAATGTCATCGAGCTCAGCTACAACGCAAGCACGGCAAAGCGGGCCGCGGAAATCGCCAATGCGGTCGCCGACACCTATATCCTCGATCAGTTGAATGCGAAATTCGAGGCGAACAAAAGCGCCACGGCGTGGCTGCAAAGCCGGCTGCGCGAACTGGGACAACAAGCGCTCACAGCCGAACACGCGGTGAACGCGTTCAAGTCGGAGAACAATATCGTCGTCAGCGACGGCAAACTGATCGACGACCAGCAGATCGTCGAACTCAACAGCCGTCTCGTCGCAGCCCGCGCACTTACCTCGGATAGTCTGGCGCGGCTGAACCGATACGACGAGGTCCTCCGGGCCATCGCGCCGGACAGCCTTAGTCTTGCCGGCATCGACACGCCAGGTTCGGAAGTTCTGCTCAGCCCCATCATCAATTCACTGCGACAGCAGTATCTCGATTATGCGCGGCGCGAGGTCGACTGGTCTTCGCGGTTCGGCAAGGGCCACCTAGCCGTCATCAACCTACGCAACCGCATGCGCGATATCCGCACCTCGATCGTGGACGAAGTCCGGCGCCTCGCTGAGACCAACCGAAGCGACTACGAGATTGCAAAGCAGAAGCAGAAGCAGATCGAGGATCAGCTCGCATCCGCAGTGTCGCGGTCCCGGGGCAGCAGCTCGGCCGAGCTGACGATGCGCGAGCTCGAGACGAGTGCGAAAAGCTATCGCAGCCTCTACGACAGCTTTCTGCAACGTTACATGGGTTCGGTGCAGCAGGAGTCGTTTCCGAGCGCCGATGCGCGCGTCATCGCCTCGGCCTCGCCGCCACCCGGCAAGAGCAAGCCCAAATCGTCACTTGTCATCGCGCTTGGTCTCGCAGCCGGCCTGGGCCTGGGCGTGGGGCTCGGCCTGCTGCGCGACGTGATGGACCGCGTATTCCGCACGTCGGCTCAGCTCGAGGCGGCGCTGCGCCTGCCCTGCCTGTCACTCGTTCCATTGCTCAAGGACATCAACCCACCCGGATCGGCGAGCCTGCCGTCGTCGGGAAACGACGCCCGGATGATATCACGCCGATCGACTGCCTATTGGGCCGCGACTGCGATGCCGCTGTCGAGATTCGCAGAGTCGATCCGCGCTCTCAAGCTCGCCATCGATCTGAACCAAAGCCTGGCGGACAACAAGACCATCGGCATCACGTCGTCGCTTCCGAACGAGGGAAAATCGACCATTGCAGCGTCTCTCGCTCAGCTCATCGCCCACGCCGGCAAGCGCGTCATCTTGGTGGATTGCGATCTGAGGAACCCGTCGTTGTCGATGAATCTCGCTCCCTCCGCAACGAGCGGCTTAATCGAGATCATCTCCGGAGCCAAGCAGCTCGACGAGGTGACATGGCAAGACAAGAGCACGGGGCTCACGCTGCTCCCCATCGCGAAGAAGGGTCCGCTGTTCCACACGAGCGAACTCCTGTCCGCCCAGCCGACCCGCGCTCTGTTCGACAAGCTAAGGGCCAGCTACGACTACGTCATCGTCGACCTACCTCCGCTCGCCCCGATCGTCGACGTCCGCGCGACGACTCCTCTGGTGGATTGCTACATTCTGGTGGTGGAGTGGGGACGAACCAAGATCGACGTCGTCCAGCACGCTTTGCACACCGCTCCAAACATAAGAGAAGCGTTGCTCGGTGCCGTGCTCAACAAGACCGACATGAACCTCATGAAGCGCTACGATAGCTATCACAGCGACTATTATAATAGCGAGCACTACGGTCGGTATGGCTACGTCGACCATGATAACTAA
- a CDS encoding DUF4082 domain-containing protein has translation MAGNDGGFLVLGGKRTIQATALLTNDTASPGSHVSVDAVFAAQQGTVTYDAFSQQITFVASAGYRGNASFSYTVKDDEGRSAPATVTLFVVPDEHLFDSGGQPVMDPVNDPNAVELGVRFVSASDGVITGLRFYKGADNVGNHTASLWDSSGTLLATATFSGETGSGWQQVALSNPVAIRAGVTYVASYHTDGLYSADPGYFASPVTSGDLTAFGSVYAYGSSSVFPTNSYNANNYWVDVVYSRPPAPPGPLDDVVGAIAAGRSTSIASSRLLANDQNPDDLPLSVTAAGSAVNGTVSYDPLTQAVIFTPASGYSGAAGFSYTVTNSLGMSATADVKLWVAGAQPTTFFDSAAVPSVVTANDSNSVELGFKFYSMMDGDVVGLRFFKGVDNTGTHVGNFWSATGDLLATATFANETAEGWQQVMFSTPVSLTAGVTYIASYHTDGNYSADPGFFADSHTSGLLIAPASTSGSANGLYAYGSASLFPTSSFNATGYGVDVLFKANLTG, from the coding sequence GTGGCCGGAAATGACGGAGGTTTTCTGGTTCTTGGCGGCAAGAGGACGATCCAGGCAACCGCCTTGCTGACGAACGACACGGCGTCGCCTGGCTCGCACGTCTCGGTAGATGCGGTTTTCGCGGCCCAGCAAGGGACTGTCACCTACGACGCGTTCAGCCAGCAGATCACTTTCGTCGCATCGGCCGGATATCGTGGCAATGCGAGCTTCTCCTACACCGTCAAGGACGACGAGGGGCGCAGCGCGCCAGCGACCGTCACGCTGTTCGTGGTGCCGGACGAGCATCTGTTCGATAGCGGCGGGCAACCGGTCATGGATCCGGTGAACGATCCCAATGCGGTCGAACTTGGCGTCAGATTTGTCAGCGCCTCGGACGGGGTGATTACGGGTCTTCGCTTCTACAAGGGCGCGGATAACGTCGGAAATCACACGGCGAGCCTTTGGGACTCCTCCGGCACATTGCTCGCGACAGCCACGTTCAGTGGCGAGACCGGCAGCGGATGGCAACAGGTTGCGTTGTCGAACCCGGTCGCAATTCGCGCGGGCGTCACCTATGTCGCCTCCTATCACACCGACGGCCTGTACTCCGCCGATCCAGGCTATTTCGCAAGCCCGGTGACGAGCGGAGACCTGACGGCGTTCGGCAGCGTTTACGCATACGGCTCTTCGAGCGTGTTTCCGACGAACAGCTACAATGCCAACAACTACTGGGTCGATGTGGTCTACAGCAGGCCGCCCGCGCCGCCAGGACCGCTCGACGATGTCGTCGGGGCGATCGCCGCCGGGCGCTCGACGTCCATCGCCTCGTCGCGGCTTCTCGCGAACGACCAGAATCCGGATGATCTTCCTCTTTCCGTGACGGCGGCCGGGAGCGCAGTCAACGGAACGGTCTCGTATGACCCGCTTACGCAAGCGGTGATATTCACCCCTGCGTCAGGGTATTCCGGCGCCGCCGGATTTTCTTACACGGTAACCAATAGCCTCGGCATGTCCGCTACGGCGGATGTGAAGCTCTGGGTTGCGGGGGCGCAGCCGACCACGTTCTTCGACTCGGCGGCTGTGCCGAGCGTGGTCACAGCGAACGACAGCAATTCCGTCGAACTGGGCTTCAAATTTTACAGCATGATGGATGGCGATGTGGTCGGACTGCGCTTCTTCAAAGGCGTCGACAACACCGGTACTCACGTCGGAAACTTCTGGAGCGCCACGGGCGACCTTCTCGCAACGGCGACGTTTGCCAATGAAACGGCGGAGGGTTGGCAGCAAGTGATGTTCTCGACCCCGGTCTCTTTGACCGCTGGCGTGACCTATATCGCTTCGTATCACACCGACGGCAATTACTCCGCAGATCCTGGCTTCTTTGCCGACTCGCACACCAGCGGGTTGCTGATTGCGCCTGCAAGCACGTCCGGCAGCGCGAACGGACTCTATGCCTATGGCTCGGCGAGCCTTTTTCCGACCAGTAGCTTCAACGCCACCGGTTACGGCGTCGATGTCTTGTTCAAGGCGAATCTCACAGGCTAG
- a CDS encoding polysaccharide biosynthesis/export family protein, with amino-acid sequence MPASGPQSMDIRSGQNPESDSLPYALVRLNPDVVQILGRYTPRLSTAFANRTPPKAFRFGIGDILSVTIFEAAAGGLFIPAEAGVRPGNYVVIPNQAVDDGGNITVPYAGAIRASGRTPAEVQRAIVDTLKNRAIEPQVLVSVVEQRTSLISVLGDVKASGRFPASPSGERIVDVIARAGGPASQGYDMWVTLERQGHRASVPFGALLYEPSNNIFVLPADVIYLYNQAQTFVAFGAAGNQGQFKFDAWRISLAEAVGKVGGLADGQADPASVFLYRGETKEVARQIGVDISRFNGPIVPVIYSVNLRDPSGYFLSQSFEMRNKDVIFVSNAAAVETTKFLNFLRTIMATANDPILYATNGYALKAAINGGTSTIITTPTPITSGR; translated from the coding sequence ATGCCAGCAAGCGGTCCTCAGAGCATGGATATCAGGAGCGGCCAAAACCCCGAATCGGACAGCCTCCCCTATGCGCTCGTGCGCCTCAATCCCGATGTGGTCCAGATTCTCGGGCGCTACACGCCACGGCTGTCCACCGCATTTGCCAATCGCACGCCGCCCAAAGCGTTCCGCTTCGGCATCGGCGACATCCTGAGCGTGACGATATTCGAGGCCGCGGCGGGCGGCCTGTTCATCCCGGCCGAAGCCGGCGTTCGTCCCGGCAACTACGTCGTCATCCCAAACCAGGCCGTCGATGATGGCGGCAACATTACCGTGCCCTATGCTGGCGCTATCAGGGCCAGCGGGCGGACGCCCGCGGAAGTCCAGCGGGCGATCGTCGATACGCTAAAGAACCGGGCCATTGAGCCGCAGGTCCTTGTGTCCGTAGTCGAGCAGCGGACGTCGCTGATCAGCGTGCTGGGCGACGTCAAGGCATCGGGGCGCTTCCCGGCCAGCCCGTCCGGCGAACGTATCGTCGACGTCATCGCCCGCGCCGGCGGCCCCGCCTCCCAGGGCTACGACATGTGGGTCACACTGGAGCGTCAGGGCCATCGCGCCAGTGTACCGTTCGGCGCTCTCCTTTATGAGCCGTCCAACAATATCTTCGTGCTCCCGGCCGACGTCATCTATCTCTACAACCAGGCCCAGACCTTCGTCGCCTTCGGTGCCGCCGGCAACCAGGGACAGTTCAAGTTCGACGCGTGGCGCATTTCGCTGGCCGAGGCGGTGGGCAAGGTCGGCGGCCTGGCCGATGGTCAGGCGGATCCAGCCTCCGTTTTCCTCTATCGCGGCGAGACCAAGGAAGTCGCGCGCCAGATCGGCGTCGACATCTCCCGTTTCAACGGCCCCATCGTGCCGGTGATCTATTCCGTAAACTTGCGGGATCCTAGCGGGTATTTCCTCTCGCAGTCCTTCGAGATGCGCAATAAAGACGTAATCTTCGTCTCGAATGCGGCTGCGGTTGAGACGACTAAATTCCTAAATTTCTTGCGCACAATCATGGCCACCGCCAACGATCCCATCCTCTACGCGACCAACGGATATGCTCTGAAGGCTGCGATCAACGGGGGCACGTCGACGATAATCACCACGCCGACTCCGATCACTTCGGGCCGGTAG
- a CDS encoding serine kinase — MDSIAPQGSKPTFGGLRPATGTSFALIGQLPVLFSEYAQELFELTDVAAFIWCSMQDEVSLETIRDRLIDRGLSATGARQTLRDALNQWLRAGLLVPHIDAADFAFTALIGLRPLEVRASDAGVLDLLKSLFVSTAAPASKAEATFTVHRFGDSSILMHDGRMILHCSLKELAPSFRAYAVKHLLLAAGARDVIFHAAAVTSGDRGMLISAPPGVGKSTITMHLLHAGLRFATDDIVFIAPDGSIRGAPFAPTLKSGAWPLIGDFRPDLFSVPSHDRFDGKAVRYLDVGSNLHKGAMRASWFIFLERTTRCAPPVLEELSALETLKRIVGASYASHGKLTSDGFGMLKNMVSRTRSFVLHYTEAEEAVDKLLELCDGKL, encoded by the coding sequence ATGGATTCAATTGCGCCTCAAGGATCCAAGCCAACGTTCGGCGGTCTTCGACCGGCAACCGGCACGTCGTTCGCGCTCATCGGACAGTTGCCGGTACTGTTCAGCGAATACGCGCAAGAGCTTTTCGAGTTGACTGACGTGGCTGCCTTCATCTGGTGCAGCATGCAGGACGAGGTGTCGTTGGAGACAATCCGCGATCGACTCATCGATCGCGGTCTGAGCGCCACAGGGGCGCGCCAGACCTTGCGAGACGCTCTTAATCAATGGCTGAGAGCTGGACTGCTTGTGCCCCATATCGACGCTGCCGATTTCGCGTTCACCGCGCTGATCGGCCTGCGGCCTCTCGAAGTCCGCGCATCGGATGCCGGGGTCCTCGACCTCCTGAAGTCGTTGTTCGTCTCAACGGCGGCCCCCGCCAGCAAAGCGGAGGCGACCTTCACGGTTCATCGGTTTGGCGACTCCTCCATCTTGATGCACGACGGCCGCATGATCCTCCATTGCTCCTTAAAAGAGCTTGCTCCTAGCTTCAGGGCCTATGCCGTCAAGCATCTGCTGCTCGCTGCCGGTGCCCGCGATGTGATCTTCCACGCTGCCGCCGTGACGTCAGGCGATCGCGGAATGCTGATCAGCGCGCCGCCGGGAGTGGGCAAGAGTACGATCACCATGCATCTGCTGCATGCTGGTCTCCGATTTGCGACTGACGATATCGTGTTCATCGCGCCCGATGGCTCGATCAGGGGCGCGCCATTTGCGCCGACGCTGAAGTCCGGTGCCTGGCCGCTTATCGGAGACTTCAGGCCCGATCTATTCAGTGTCCCGAGCCATGACCGGTTTGACGGCAAGGCGGTCCGCTATCTGGACGTCGGGTCCAATCTGCACAAAGGCGCAATGCGGGCGAGCTGGTTCATCTTTCTCGAACGTACGACCCGCTGCGCGCCGCCGGTGCTGGAGGAACTGAGCGCTCTGGAAACCCTCAAGCGGATCGTCGGCGCCTCTTACGCGAGCCATGGCAAGCTGACCAGCGACGGCTTCGGCATGCTAAAGAACATGGTGTCCCGTACGCGCTCCTTTGTGCTCCATTACACGGAAGCTGAGGAGGCCGTCGACAAGCTGTTGGAGCTCTGCGATGGCAAGCTATAG